Proteins found in one Paenibacillus dendritiformis genomic segment:
- a CDS encoding decaprenyl-phosphate phosphoribosyltransferase: MNIKLKHSPQPAAPAAASSGHVIALMWRQLRPKQWTKNLLVFAALLFSLKRVELSAVYHSLTVFFLFCFVSGCVYIINDYSDREADRVHPVKRHRPMASGALNPAVALGTGAVLLTGSLAVSYFIHPLLTAVLAVYFALNVAYSFKLKHVVILDIMTIAAGFVLRAIAGGLAIHVNLTPWFLLCTMLLSLFLAIGKRRHELFLLEDQKGTHRKVLDNYSFALLDQLISIVATATVISYSLFTFTAGRTTYLMWTIPFVIYGIFRYLYLIHVEKKGGAPDRLLFEDKHIFVTVILYVISVLAIFILFE, translated from the coding sequence GTGAATATCAAACTCAAGCACTCACCGCAGCCTGCCGCGCCAGCCGCAGCAAGTTCCGGTCATGTGATCGCGCTGATGTGGAGGCAGCTGCGGCCGAAGCAGTGGACCAAAAACCTGCTCGTGTTCGCCGCGCTCCTCTTTTCGTTGAAGCGTGTGGAGCTGTCGGCCGTGTATCATTCGTTAACTGTATTTTTTCTCTTTTGCTTCGTATCCGGCTGCGTCTACATTATTAATGATTACTCGGACCGGGAAGCGGATCGCGTCCACCCGGTGAAGCGGCATCGTCCGATGGCATCCGGTGCGTTGAATCCGGCTGTCGCCCTCGGAACCGGCGCGGTGCTGCTAACCGGCTCGCTGGCCGTTTCTTACTTTATTCATCCGCTATTGACGGCGGTGCTGGCCGTTTATTTTGCGTTGAATGTGGCTTATTCGTTCAAATTGAAGCATGTCGTCATTCTCGACATTATGACGATTGCCGCGGGGTTCGTGCTGCGGGCCATCGCGGGCGGTCTGGCCATTCACGTTAATTTGACGCCATGGTTCCTGCTGTGCACGATGCTGCTCTCTCTTTTTCTGGCGATTGGCAAGCGGAGGCATGAATTGTTTTTGCTGGAAGATCAAAAAGGGACGCACCGCAAGGTGCTTGACAACTATTCCTTCGCCCTGCTGGATCAACTGATCAGCATCGTGGCTACGGCGACCGTCATCAGCTATTCGCTGTTCACATTTACCGCCGGGCGGACGACGTATTTGATGTGGACGATTCCTTTTGTCATATATGGCATCTTCCGTTACTTATATTTGATCCATGTGGAGAAGAAGGGCGGAGCGCCCGACCGGCTGCTGTTTGAAGACAAACATATTTTCGTTACCGTCATCTTGTACGTGATTAGCGTGCTGGCGATATTCATCCTGTTTGAATAG